One segment of Candidatus Stygibacter australis DNA contains the following:
- a CDS encoding DNA translocase FtsK 4TM domain-containing protein has translation MDEKQTINFKSIIIWLLLLILSILLLVAISVDSQKIITDYDNIIQSGMSFLDVVKMDFPDVSNPIGPFGACMSYWLSYLFGRILCISLLLGMIMLSFFNIFTSNQENILSKIICFVIMAFFVNIIVITVTHKQSQIPGLFTKFFRTFLNNMFGTAGTIIIASVIIIVMVIIIFELGLIWRFFCWLAKIFSSFFGLIFKPRKKIEIEGKPAPKARKPKLIIHSEPAEDIEEDPQISLDIEEIIEEIPKKKVKTPPINNTPPKKEEKKVLKQVKRRDNPNNYQPPADGKYHLPKIPNFLQESSAQISDRKSIEDNIAKVSNVLQNKLAEFQVEATVKNVNIGPIVTQYELEPAPGVKVNTFNNLSKDLALALKATSLRVEAPIPGKGFIGIEVPNDQRDIIYLRDIMLSPQMKKMKSKLAFALGKDIAGNPVVADLARMPHLLIAGATGSGKSVCVNSIIVSLLLRSTPSELRLILIDPKRIELVGYEGIPHLIQNVVTETDHVMMALNWAVTEMERRYKLLQNYTVRNLEDYNNKIRELKSIGEEPEDNELPCIVVIIDEFSDLIMTATKEIERPVTRLAQMARAIGIHLILATQRPSTKVITGLIKANFPARIAFKVSQKINSRVIMDSNGAEQLLGKGDSLYLGPGKAIPERIHGAFVSDDEINDLVDYLRVQPKPENDIIIIQEEGAALVNFDFDDDLFPEAAYAVVTAGSASVSMLQRHFKIGYARAGRLIDLLEQANIVGPHLGSKSREVLADLEDLARLGYLPEELL, from the coding sequence ATGGATGAAAAACAGACAATTAATTTTAAATCAATAATTATCTGGCTACTACTCTTGATTTTATCAATTTTATTGCTGGTGGCAATCAGTGTAGATAGTCAGAAGATTATCACAGATTACGATAATATTATCCAGAGTGGTATGTCATTTCTGGATGTGGTAAAGATGGATTTCCCAGATGTGAGTAACCCAATTGGGCCTTTTGGAGCCTGTATGAGCTATTGGCTCAGCTATCTATTTGGTAGAATACTCTGTATTTCTCTCCTGCTGGGTATGATAATGCTCTCATTTTTTAATATTTTCACATCTAATCAGGAAAATATCCTTAGTAAGATAATCTGCTTTGTGATCATGGCATTCTTTGTGAATATCATTGTGATCACAGTAACTCATAAGCAGTCTCAGATACCAGGTTTGTTTACTAAATTCTTCAGAACTTTTCTCAATAACATGTTTGGTACCGCAGGAACTATCATTATTGCTTCAGTGATAATTATTGTGATGGTGATAATAATATTTGAACTGGGACTTATCTGGCGCTTCTTCTGCTGGCTTGCTAAAATCTTCAGCAGTTTTTTTGGGCTGATATTCAAACCACGTAAAAAGATAGAAATAGAAGGAAAACCTGCTCCCAAAGCACGAAAGCCCAAATTAATAATTCATTCAGAACCGGCTGAAGATATTGAAGAAGATCCTCAGATAAGTTTGGATATTGAGGAAATAATTGAGGAAATTCCTAAAAAAAAGGTTAAAACTCCTCCAATTAATAATACTCCTCCTAAAAAGGAAGAAAAGAAAGTTTTAAAACAGGTTAAAAGACGTGATAATCCCAATAATTATCAACCACCTGCTGATGGAAAATATCATCTTCCCAAAATCCCGAATTTTCTGCAGGAGTCTTCTGCTCAAATCTCTGACCGCAAATCCATAGAAGATAATATTGCCAAAGTAAGTAATGTCCTGCAGAATAAACTTGCTGAATTCCAGGTAGAAGCAACCGTAAAAAATGTCAATATTGGACCTATAGTAACGCAATATGAACTGGAACCTGCACCGGGAGTTAAAGTAAATACTTTTAATAACTTATCAAAAGATCTGGCGCTGGCACTCAAAGCCACAAGTCTGAGGGTGGAAGCTCCTATCCCGGGAAAGGGATTTATTGGTATTGAAGTACCTAATGACCAGCGTGATATTATTTATCTGCGTGATATTATGCTTTCACCACAGATGAAGAAGATGAAGAGTAAACTTGCTTTTGCCCTGGGAAAAGATATAGCAGGAAATCCTGTAGTAGCGGATCTTGCACGTATGCCGCACCTTTTGATAGCAGGTGCCACTGGTTCAGGGAAAAGCGTCTGCGTAAATTCCATTATTGTAAGTCTGCTGCTGCGGAGCACACCTTCGGAGCTTCGTCTTATTCTCATTGATCCCAAACGCATTGAATTAGTCGGTTATGAAGGTATTCCTCATCTAATTCAAAACGTGGTTACAGAAACTGATCATGTGATGATGGCGCTAAATTGGGCAGTCACTGAAATGGAAAGAAGATATAAGCTGCTGCAGAATTACACAGTAAGGAATCTGGAAGATTATAATAATAAGATCAGAGAATTAAAGTCAATTGGAGAAGAACCGGAAGATAATGAACTTCCCTGTATTGTGGTGATCATTGATGAATTCTCAGATCTGATAATGACGGCTACAAAGGAAATAGAACGCCCGGTAACCCGTCTGGCACAGATGGCTCGTGCGATAGGAATACATTTGATCCTGGCTACACAGCGTCCTTCCACAAAGGTTATCACCGGTTTGATCAAGGCAAATTTTCCTGCGAGAATAGCATTCAAGGTTTCTCAAAAGATCAATTCACGAGTTATCATGGATTCTAATGGTGCTGAGCAATTGCTTGGAAAAGGTGATTCTCTCTATCTGGGTCCAGGAAAAGCCATCCCGGAAAGAATTCATGGAGCTTTTGTATCAGATGATGAGATCAATGATCTGGTAGATTATCTGAGAGTGCAGCCCAAACCAGAAAACGATATTATAATTATTCAGGAAGAAGGTGCGGCTTTGGTAAATTTCGATTTTGATGACGATTTATTCCCGGAAGCTGCCTATGCTGTAGTTACCGCAGGATCTGCTTCGGTTTCAATGCTTCAGCGTCATTTTAAAATTGGATATGCCCGAGCAGGTAGATTGATCGACCTGCTGGAACAGGCAAATATTGTTGGTCCACATCTGGGCAGTAAATCAAGAGAAGTGCTGGCAGATTTAGAAGATCTGGCAAGATTGGGCTACTTGCCTGAGGAGTTATTATGA
- a CDS encoding DUF58 domain-containing protein: MADNRNYLSDEFIATLNKFSLRARLIVEGFKIGLHKSPYHGFSVEFSDHRQYNPGDPVAHIDWKVFGKTDRYYIKRYEEETNLKSYILLDHSASMGYGKGKMNKLEYGKALASSLAWLMMSQQDAVGLITYNNELTSYLPPRSLRSYLDEIFKKLYNLESGDRTSTAKVLHKLAEQVRKRGLIVLISDMLDDLDELFSGLQHFRHQKHEVILFHIQDQDELDFDFKRETEFIDAETKEKITVNPWMIRRDYQQEYGNYTKELKRRCYEAGIEYNPITTSTPFEKNLLDYLVKRSRLY; encoded by the coding sequence ATGGCAGATAATCGAAATTATTTATCAGACGAATTTATTGCAACTTTGAATAAATTTTCTTTGCGTGCACGTCTGATAGTGGAAGGATTTAAAATAGGATTGCATAAATCACCTTACCACGGATTCAGTGTGGAATTCTCTGATCACCGGCAATATAATCCAGGTGATCCAGTGGCACATATTGACTGGAAGGTGTTTGGCAAAACTGACCGCTATTACATCAAGCGCTATGAAGAAGAAACGAATCTGAAGAGCTATATTCTGCTTGATCATAGTGCATCTATGGGCTATGGAAAGGGCAAAATGAATAAACTTGAATACGGCAAGGCACTGGCATCATCACTTGCCTGGCTGATGATGAGCCAACAGGATGCTGTGGGTTTAATTACCTATAATAATGAACTTACTTCTTATTTACCTCCCCGATCACTCCGTTCATATCTGGATGAGATATTCAAGAAATTATATAATCTGGAAAGTGGTGATAGAACCAGTACAGCAAAAGTGCTTCATAAACTGGCAGAGCAGGTGCGCAAGCGAGGGTTGATCGTTCTCATCTCTGATATGCTGGATGATCTTGACGAGCTATTTTCGGGTTTACAGCATTTCAGACATCAGAAACACGAAGTGATACTATTTCATATTCAGGATCAGGATGAGCTTGATTTTGATTTCAAACGGGAGACAGAATTCATCGATGCTGAGACTAAAGAAAAGATAACCGTAAATCCCTGGATGATCAGAAGGGATTATCAGCAGGAATATGGGAATTATACCAAAGAACTTAAAAGACGATGTTATGAAGCTGGAATCGAGTATAATCCTATTACCACATCGACACCGTTTGAGAAGAATCTACTCGACTATCTGGTGAAAAGATCAAGACTGTATTGA
- a CDS encoding mannose-1-phosphate guanylyltransferase — protein MIALIMAGGVGSRFWPLSREDNPKQFLPIVSTDSMIKLTVDRLLKIVSIKDIYIVTAARQAELVKYHLPELNPQNIIIEPFGMNTAPCIALSLAWLGNKYPEDETMLVAAADHLITDTDEFYKCVDIAQAAARQDMLVTFGITPTYSATSYGYIESGEQINNNSFQVVSFKEKPDKKTAQEYLERGNFFWNSGMFIWNLKTIREAFITLQPAIWDLLDKIKAIWQKYERGSDFTSLYKQMPRLPVDIGIMEKSDNIAVIPSNFGWSDVGSWKALYDISPKDKDNNVSKREFLAIDSKDNYIFSDRLVSLIGINNLVIVETEDSLLIADMERSEEVKKLVSYLKDNNLNGYL, from the coding sequence ATGATTGCTCTAATTATGGCAGGAGGAGTTGGCTCCCGATTTTGGCCCCTTTCCAGAGAAGATAATCCCAAGCAGTTTTTGCCCATCGTTAGCACAGATTCCATGATAAAGCTTACTGTAGATCGACTGCTCAAAATAGTATCAATTAAAGATATTTATATTGTCACTGCCGCCAGACAGGCTGAATTGGTAAAATATCATCTTCCTGAGCTTAATCCCCAAAATATCATTATTGAACCTTTTGGAATGAATACTGCCCCATGCATTGCACTAAGCTTAGCCTGGCTGGGAAATAAGTATCCTGAAGATGAAACCATGCTGGTAGCTGCTGCAGATCATTTGATCACAGACACAGATGAATTCTATAAATGCGTGGATATTGCCCAGGCTGCTGCCAGGCAGGATATGCTGGTTACATTTGGTATTACACCTACGTATTCAGCAACCAGCTATGGATATATAGAAAGTGGTGAGCAAATAAATAATAATTCATTTCAGGTAGTTAGCTTCAAGGAGAAACCTGATAAGAAAACAGCCCAGGAATATCTGGAGAGAGGTAATTTTTTCTGGAATAGTGGTATGTTTATCTGGAATTTGAAGACAATAAGAGAAGCATTTATCACGCTGCAGCCTGCAATCTGGGATTTACTGGATAAAATTAAAGCTATTTGGCAAAAATATGAAAGAGGCAGTGATTTCACATCTCTTTATAAGCAAATGCCGCGTCTCCCCGTTGATATTGGTATCATGGAAAAATCAGATAATATTGCGGTTATCCCGTCAAATTTTGGCTGGAGTGATGTGGGCAGCTGGAAAGCACTATATGACATTTCACCTAAAGACAAGGATAATAACGTCTCAAAAAGAGAATTTCTTGCTATTGACAGCAAGGATAATTACATTTTTTCAGATAGACTGGTAAGTTTGATTGGAATCAATAACCTGGTGATAGTAGAAACTGAAGATTCACTCCTGATAGCAGATATGGAAAGGTCAGAAGAAGTTAAAAAACTGGTCAGCTATTTAAAGGATAATAATCTGAACGGTTATTTATAA
- the ychF gene encoding redox-regulated ATPase YchF yields MKIGLIGLQNSGKTTIFNALTGLEAEVTSYSSQKLEPNIGVVEVPDERIDWLSDHYQPKKTIYTHIEFTDFAGLNSGSKDGEAFSAESLGLIKTSEALALVIRNFNDEIIAQSQGDPDPLSDIEQIMEDMIISDMIIVEKRLERIVKDKKRGVNLAELQIEEHILSRISEQLNNSTPVRDLEFSVEEAKAIRGFRLLTEKPIMIILNSDENNFGKNDDLINKIEENYRVIELAGNFEMELSKLDSEEAEMFMEDMNISESAVNRLIRFSYDMLGLISFFTVGKDEVRAWTITRGDNAVLAAGKIHSDLARGFIRAECFHYEKLKELGSEKALREKGLFRLEGKNYIVQDGDVINIRFSV; encoded by the coding sequence ATGAAAATTGGATTAATCGGTTTACAAAACTCAGGAAAAACCACAATATTTAATGCCCTTACAGGTTTGGAAGCAGAAGTTACCTCATATAGCAGTCAAAAGCTTGAACCTAATATTGGAGTGGTGGAAGTTCCAGATGAAAGAATTGATTGGCTTTCAGATCATTATCAACCCAAGAAAACAATATATACTCATATAGAATTCACTGATTTTGCTGGACTAAATTCCGGCAGTAAGGATGGCGAAGCGTTCTCAGCAGAATCTTTAGGTTTGATAAAAACCTCAGAAGCACTTGCGCTGGTGATCAGAAATTTCAATGATGAAATTATCGCTCAAAGCCAGGGTGATCCCGATCCCTTATCAGATATTGAACAGATCATGGAAGATATGATTATCAGCGATATGATCATTGTTGAAAAAAGACTGGAAAGGATCGTGAAAGATAAAAAAAGAGGTGTTAATCTGGCAGAATTGCAGATAGAAGAACACATTCTCTCCCGGATCAGTGAACAGCTGAATAATTCCACACCAGTGCGAGACCTGGAATTTAGTGTTGAAGAAGCAAAGGCGATCAGGGGATTCAGATTGCTTACCGAGAAGCCAATTATGATAATCCTGAATTCTGATGAAAATAATTTCGGAAAAAATGATGATCTTATTAATAAAATAGAAGAAAATTATCGTGTTATTGAATTAGCAGGTAATTTTGAAATGGAATTAAGCAAACTAGACAGCGAAGAAGCTGAGATGTTCATGGAAGATATGAATATAAGCGAATCTGCTGTTAACCGCTTAATTAGATTTTCTTATGATATGCTTGGATTGATCAGCTTTTTTACTGTTGGTAAAGATGAAGTGAGAGCCTGGACAATCACGCGGGGTGATAATGCTGTTCTGGCTGCTGGAAAAATTCACTCAGATCTTGCTCGTGGCTTCATCCGGGCAGAGTGTTTTCATTATGAAAAACTTAAGGAACTAGGTTCGGAAAAAGCATTAAGAGAAAAAGGACTCTTCAGGTTGGAGGGCAAAAATTACATCGTACAAGATGGGGATGTTATTAATATAAGGTTTAGTGTGTGA
- a CDS encoding SpoIIE family protein phosphatase has product MTESIKKQIINLKVLLCEDSENTLHSLKNILIRRFTKVITAEDGLSGLQKYKSEKPDLIITDIRMPQVTGLEMIKTIREEDSHIKIIIISAHRDIKYFMEAIDFHISAFISKPVDFKIFENHLKEISADILLQQRIKIAEEKQIAISKQQERMFLEIKQDLSLARTVQEYLLPEWLLISDELIFSTAYVPSLDVGGDLFGYHAVDKDNYVFYLGDVSGHGLKAAMLMMAANATINMLIDQAKPDIVPSQILNLLNKILCKYLFINNNYMTIILGTVNVSTNEIRYIRAGHPEIIVYDHQEEKARLIENDKGNIPVGWLPNHLYSETDENNLLINDDQTIFIYTDGLFECTLPDNSRLGQEALLKVLNDKIPGTHPFTASLEIMEHIKMSGYDISQDDFTLVSFFKTKSFSMKGIREYYQADIPEDLELEDIQCSDFLFQYTNNKAFARLFERDINRLFSSETFQGESNFISGFLLLQVFDNGNVECHFWLKTYNSNENDVYLYDQSLMQPLTKDQIVLQLNALDIKSEGYLKKVKFKTLGEILQVICLLDPKI; this is encoded by the coding sequence ATGACAGAAAGCATAAAAAAGCAGATAATCAATTTGAAAGTCCTGCTTTGCGAAGATTCAGAAAATACATTGCATTCTCTGAAGAACATCCTGATCCGCAGATTTACTAAGGTGATCACTGCTGAAGATGGGTTATCCGGGCTACAGAAATACAAATCAGAAAAACCTGATCTGATCATTACTGACATTAGAATGCCGCAAGTTACAGGCCTGGAAATGATTAAAACAATCAGAGAAGAAGACAGTCATATTAAGATCATTATCATTTCTGCTCACAGAGATATTAAATATTTTATGGAAGCTATAGATTTCCATATCAGCGCATTCATCAGCAAACCGGTAGATTTTAAGATTTTTGAAAACCATCTGAAAGAGATTTCTGCTGATATACTTTTGCAGCAAAGGATCAAAATCGCAGAAGAAAAGCAGATTGCCATCTCCAAGCAGCAGGAAAGAATGTTTTTGGAGATCAAGCAGGATCTTTCTTTGGCTCGCACTGTACAGGAATATCTCCTTCCCGAATGGTTGTTGATAAGTGATGAGTTGATCTTTTCAACAGCCTATGTTCCTTCTCTGGATGTTGGGGGTGATCTTTTTGGGTATCATGCAGTTGATAAAGATAATTATGTCTTTTATCTGGGTGACGTATCAGGGCATGGACTAAAGGCTGCCATGCTCATGATGGCTGCAAATGCTACAATTAATATGCTAATTGATCAGGCAAAACCGGATATCGTCCCTTCACAGATACTTAATTTGCTCAATAAAATACTCTGTAAGTACCTGTTTATTAATAATAATTATATGACTATTATTCTGGGCACAGTAAATGTTTCCACAAATGAAATCCGCTATATTAGAGCCGGGCATCCTGAAATTATTGTTTATGATCATCAGGAAGAGAAAGCCAGGCTCATAGAAAATGATAAGGGGAATATCCCGGTAGGTTGGCTGCCAAATCATCTATATTCTGAAACGGATGAAAATAACCTCCTTATTAATGATGATCAGACAATATTTATTTATACTGATGGCTTATTTGAATGCACACTTCCTGATAATTCACGCCTTGGTCAGGAAGCTCTTCTCAAAGTATTAAATGACAAAATCCCTGGTACACATCCTTTTACTGCATCTTTGGAAATTATGGAGCATATTAAAATGTCGGGCTATGACATCAGCCAGGATGATTTCACTCTTGTATCCTTTTTTAAAACAAAATCCTTCTCTATGAAGGGTATCAGGGAATATTATCAGGCAGACATTCCTGAGGATCTTGAACTCGAAGATATCCAATGCAGTGATTTTTTATTCCAATACACTAATAACAAAGCATTTGCCAGGTTATTTGAGCGTGATATCAATCGTTTATTCAGTTCAGAAACTTTTCAGGGTGAAAGTAATTTCATTTCAGGTTTTCTTCTGCTTCAAGTATTTGATAATGGTAATGTAGAGTGTCATTTCTGGTTAAAAACTTACAATTCGAATGAAAATGATGTTTATCTTTATGATCAATCGCTGATGCAACCTTTGACCAAGGATCAGATTGTTTTGCAACTCAATGCACTGGATATTAAATCTGAAGGTTATTTAAAGAAGGTAAAATTTAAAACTCTGGGTGAAATACTCCAGGTTATATGTCTGCTTGACCCTAAAATTTGA
- a CDS encoding outer-membrane lipoprotein carrier protein LolA, which translates to MKISMILLFLIISLYLSADQLDDIYNQIIDEYSKISSFEATLIQENHWSEIDRTKSTTGKIYYNTDSLYVSYDPPDEQELFVQENTVIMHDKKSGQAIYMDKGDFLIRPLSIIKSYWNESEKQLLPVQDDFIMLLIKRADEEIIISLKSGLITSLLITDKDNNSVKYQFLDEKINSVLPKSIFIPAFPENTNIIDNRTNGE; encoded by the coding sequence ATGAAGATTTCCATGATATTACTATTCCTTATTATTTCACTTTATTTATCTGCGGATCAATTGGATGATATTTATAATCAGATCATCGATGAATACAGTAAAATTTCTTCGTTTGAAGCAACTCTTATTCAGGAAAACCACTGGTCAGAGATTGATCGAACAAAATCAACAACCGGGAAAATATATTATAATACTGATTCACTATATGTTTCCTATGATCCTCCCGATGAACAGGAATTATTCGTCCAGGAAAACACTGTGATCATGCACGATAAGAAGAGTGGACAGGCGATTTATATGGATAAAGGAGATTTTTTGATCCGACCTTTAAGTATAATCAAATCTTACTGGAATGAAAGTGAAAAACAATTGCTTCCAGTTCAGGATGATTTCATTATGTTATTAATAAAAAGAGCTGATGAAGAAATTATAATCAGCTTGAAATCAGGACTGATCACTTCATTACTTATTACTGATAAAGACAATAATTCTGTAAAATATCAATTTCTTGATGAGAAAATTAATTCTGTGCTTCCCAAAAGTATCTTTATACCGGCATTTCCTGAGAATACAAATATAATAGATAACCGCACAAACGGAGAATAA